In Streptomyces hawaiiensis, one genomic interval encodes:
- a CDS encoding DUF3566 domain-containing protein, with protein MSGATGAGPTGTSRGTEADDGGRGSAARAADPHTTNLKAIKSPTKDAPSPDSHGSQGGTVTDTRGPQTKQHKTGAGPSASGAQPQPAAQEPATASPLPGERQTQQPAGPYHPPQAYPAQQAATGAGAGTDTGAVRRPRTGARTTPRVRKARLRVAKADPWSVMKVSFLLSIALGICTIVASAVLWMVMDAMGVFSTVGGTISEATGSNESNGFDLQAFLSLPNVLLFASVIAVIDVVLATALATLGAFIYNLSAGFVGGVELTLAEDE; from the coding sequence GTGAGCGGAGCCACGGGCGCCGGACCGACCGGTACCTCCAGGGGTACGGAAGCGGACGACGGCGGCCGTGGCTCCGCCGCGCGTGCGGCGGACCCGCACACGACCAACCTGAAGGCGATCAAGTCCCCGACCAAGGACGCGCCCTCGCCTGACTCGCATGGATCCCAGGGGGGAACTGTGACGGACACCCGAGGTCCGCAGACCAAGCAGCACAAGACCGGCGCGGGCCCGTCCGCCTCAGGCGCGCAGCCGCAGCCGGCCGCGCAGGAGCCGGCCACGGCCTCGCCCCTGCCCGGGGAACGGCAGACGCAGCAGCCGGCCGGGCCGTACCACCCGCCGCAGGCCTACCCGGCGCAGCAGGCGGCAACCGGTGCGGGCGCCGGTACCGACACCGGCGCCGTACGGCGGCCCCGCACGGGGGCGCGCACCACGCCGCGCGTCCGCAAGGCGCGGCTGCGGGTGGCGAAGGCCGACCCGTGGTCGGTGATGAAGGTCAGCTTCCTGCTCTCCATCGCCCTGGGCATCTGCACGATCGTCGCGTCCGCCGTGCTGTGGATGGTCATGGACGCGATGGGCGTCTTCTCGACGGTCGGCGGCACGATCTCCGAGGCCACCGGCTCGAACGAGTCCAACGGCTTCGACCTGCAGGCCTTCCTGTCGCTGCCCAACGTCCTGCTGTTCGCGTCGGTCATCGCGGTCATCGACGTCGTCCTGGCGACGGCCCTCGCGACGCTCGGCGCGTTCATCTACAACCTTTCCGCGGGCTTCGTGGGCGGTGTCGAGCTGACGCTCGCCGAGGACGAGTGA